A genomic segment from Orrella daihaiensis encodes:
- a CDS encoding DUF4214 domain-containing protein: MSTAFISQLYQSLLGREADEPGVRFWAAQMQSGAIDAVGVTQAFVESVEFDTFVEPVARLYFSAFNRVPDADGLAHWVAALRQGATIIEIAEQFVQSGEYQTEHASLSDRDYIESLYQRAFGRDADESGLGYWLQLLESGTPRTAVLTSFAQSEEMIALRSEAAQYSVLHLALTGMSLPISDLVQVLPVQSRAAVIQAIYTGPNYQGVDVPGVSRYVEPEPERQVMPDPEPEPDPDTTAPTIVSFSAAPPATLSVASDEPGQARLLDGTTVLSSQTLAAANTAYSFSVTPQLALTTTSLAVTDASGNVTTSPIPVVLGTTGQDTFVPADSGQHFLFGFDGDDRFQYNLVSAFVSDGQVRDVIVGGAGENTIRLLDSGPITIVATDSFANVSDVETLVAMAANTNAISLALNADAFAAGLRTISLMPDTDPLGTNLIDGSNAASDQALTLYGSSGSDSLIGGAGADILDGGVGADTLEGGVGNDVLEGDDGADELAGGDGNDTFVYGLTSSTEVATGEVIDGGNGSDTIWVRGSTSFANLTTATLLTAGSIEHVLLANSVQATFLGSQLAGQVISINTQQNWGNEELRVELVGTPSVDLSTLTFAAVNNGMDYSSSVTVLGDAANNTVIAPTRVSNIQTLGGDDDITSGTGAYSIDGGEGNDVFRFTDNVQLRDTATVIGGDGTDTIAFSSPIDTLTAQSPQGDNFHADFDKVSSVERISLTGANSFNIGDVFVTAGINTIVTGDDDTTLRYDNTAVGTLTVDATALADGKTLSLIAFGPSAGHWFDVTDLKGNVDATGLAGEISVTAATGSGFDVSVTGGEVNDTLTGGSGDDVLTGASGADQLTGGVGADSLTGGSGADTFVYNAVFGSSSDSHIDVNAGVDHITDLEASDLIKANLSNVNLFDATSANYVVTDQWAGGNLLIIDATGTGSAGSTDLGSVRIDIDTYDRATAANQILYNIVGTSGNDTLVGGSKADTIDGGDGNDHITGGNSADVLSGGDGDDRLYYRQVDELFSSNALIDSIDGGAGSNALVIGNNVGTQSSFQLTSLMSWAGLSNVSRVEAVGPFDAQFNLALADDAYEAGLRVVDLSADTSTSGNDNFINVSAESGSGNGYSLIGSTFRDIITGGAGNDSIDGGAGNDTLTGGVGEDVIDVGSGVDRVVIGTVAAAGIDVVTGFTSDDQISFVSASSYVVDTNNLDSRFSNLNDAIADVVWGWSGNQQPAAIGFTFASNTYVVIDGNSSKHYEAASDAVVQLVGTDLSTLSTANFVA; the protein is encoded by the coding sequence TGCAGATGAATCGGGCTTAGGTTACTGGTTGCAGTTGCTTGAGTCAGGTACGCCGAGGACCGCGGTGCTCACAAGTTTTGCGCAGTCCGAAGAGATGATCGCGCTACGAAGCGAGGCGGCCCAGTATTCGGTGCTGCACCTCGCGTTGACCGGCATGTCGTTGCCGATCAGCGATCTCGTTCAAGTGTTGCCGGTGCAAAGCCGGGCGGCTGTGATTCAAGCCATCTACACAGGTCCGAACTACCAGGGTGTTGATGTGCCGGGGGTCAGTCGGTATGTCGAGCCTGAACCTGAGCGTCAAGTGATGCCAGACCCCGAACCCGAACCAGATCCCGATACGACGGCTCCCACGATCGTGAGCTTTAGCGCCGCGCCACCAGCCACCTTGTCCGTTGCAAGTGATGAGCCGGGTCAAGCCCGACTGCTTGACGGCACGACGGTGTTGAGCAGTCAAACACTGGCAGCCGCTAATACGGCGTACTCTTTCAGTGTGACGCCGCAACTTGCGCTGACCACGACATCGCTGGCGGTTACAGATGCATCAGGCAATGTCACCACCAGCCCGATCCCGGTGGTGCTCGGCACCACCGGGCAGGATACCTTTGTCCCGGCGGATTCTGGTCAGCACTTCCTGTTCGGATTTGATGGCGATGATCGATTTCAATACAACCTCGTGTCTGCCTTCGTGTCCGATGGCCAAGTCAGAGATGTCATTGTTGGTGGCGCCGGAGAAAACACCATACGTCTGCTGGACTCGGGCCCGATCACCATTGTCGCTACCGACTCATTTGCCAATGTCAGCGACGTTGAGACTTTGGTGGCGATGGCAGCCAACACCAACGCGATTTCCTTGGCTTTAAATGCCGATGCGTTCGCGGCGGGTTTGCGCACGATTTCCCTGATGCCAGACACAGACCCGTTGGGCACCAACTTGATCGATGGGTCGAACGCCGCCAGTGACCAAGCCTTGACGCTGTATGGCTCGTCTGGTTCGGATTCGCTCATCGGTGGGGCAGGTGCCGACATTCTGGATGGTGGGGTTGGCGCTGACACGCTAGAGGGTGGGGTAGGTAATGATGTTTTAGAAGGTGATGACGGTGCAGATGAATTGGCTGGTGGTGATGGCAATGACACGTTCGTGTATGGCCTAACCAGCAGCACGGAAGTGGCTACGGGTGAAGTCATCGACGGTGGAAATGGCAGCGATACCATTTGGGTGCGCGGTTCTACCTCATTTGCAAATCTCACCACTGCCACGCTCTTGACCGCTGGCAGCATTGAGCATGTATTGCTTGCTAATTCAGTGCAAGCTACGTTTTTAGGCAGTCAGCTAGCTGGTCAGGTGATCAGCATCAACACCCAGCAGAATTGGGGTAATGAAGAGCTTCGCGTGGAGCTCGTTGGCACACCAAGTGTTGATTTGTCGACTTTGACGTTTGCGGCAGTCAACAATGGCATGGATTACTCCAGCTCAGTCACGGTGCTCGGTGACGCAGCAAACAACACAGTCATCGCACCAACCCGGGTGTCGAACATCCAAACGTTGGGAGGCGATGATGACATCACCTCTGGCACCGGGGCGTATTCAATTGACGGTGGCGAAGGCAATGATGTGTTCCGGTTCACCGACAATGTTCAGTTAAGAGACACCGCGACGGTGATCGGCGGTGATGGCACCGACACGATTGCGTTCAGCAGCCCGATAGACACGCTAACGGCTCAGAGTCCGCAGGGTGATAATTTTCATGCGGATTTTGACAAGGTGAGTTCTGTCGAACGCATTTCGCTCACGGGCGCCAACAGTTTCAACATCGGCGATGTGTTTGTGACAGCAGGTATCAACACCATTGTCACGGGTGATGACGACACGACGTTACGGTATGACAACACGGCCGTGGGCACGCTGACGGTTGATGCCACTGCGCTGGCCGACGGTAAGACCTTATCACTCATCGCGTTTGGGCCAAGTGCTGGGCATTGGTTTGACGTCACTGATCTGAAAGGCAATGTTGATGCGACTGGTCTTGCTGGTGAGATTTCAGTGACGGCGGCAACGGGTTCAGGGTTTGATGTGTCGGTCACGGGTGGTGAGGTCAATGACACCCTGACTGGTGGCAGTGGCGACGATGTGTTAACAGGGGCAAGTGGTGCGGACCAGTTAACTGGCGGTGTAGGTGCCGATTCGTTGACGGGTGGTTCTGGCGCTGATACGTTTGTCTACAACGCGGTGTTTGGATCATCGAGTGATAGTCATATTGACGTCAATGCGGGCGTGGATCACATCACTGATCTCGAAGCGTCAGACCTCATCAAAGCCAATTTATCCAACGTCAACTTATTTGATGCCACTTCAGCAAACTATGTTGTTACTGATCAGTGGGCGGGTGGGAATTTACTGATTATCGATGCGACAGGTACCGGCAGTGCTGGTTCGACAGATCTCGGTAGTGTTCGGATTGATATTGATACCTATGACAGAGCTACTGCGGCTAATCAGATTCTCTACAACATTGTGGGCACCTCAGGCAATGACACGCTGGTCGGTGGCAGTAAAGCGGACACCATTGATGGCGGCGACGGGAATGATCACATCACCGGTGGTAATAGTGCTGATGTGCTCAGTGGCGGTGACGGTGATGACCGCCTCTATTACAGGCAGGTTGATGAATTATTCTCGTCCAACGCGCTTATCGACTCCATCGATGGGGGCGCAGGTTCAAACGCGCTGGTTATTGGCAACAACGTTGGCACGCAGTCCTCGTTCCAACTGACGTCCTTGATGAGCTGGGCCGGTTTGAGCAATGTCAGTCGCGTTGAGGCGGTAGGTCCTTTTGACGCTCAATTTAACCTTGCGCTTGCCGACGACGCTTACGAGGCGGGGCTGCGAGTCGTGGACTTGTCAGCCGATACATCGACGTCAGGCAATGACAATTTCATTAATGTCTCTGCTGAATCAGGCAGCGGCAATGGCTATTCGCTCATCGGATCGACATTTCGTGACATCATCACCGGTGGAGCAGGGAACGATTCAATCGATGGCGGCGCAGGTAACGACACGTTAACGGGTGGCGTGGGTGAGGATGTCATTGATGTTGGCAGTGGAGTGGACCGTGTTGTGATTGGCACGGTTGCAGCCGCAGGGATCGACGTTGTTACTGGATTTACCAGCGATGACCAGATCAGTTTTGTGAGCGCAAGCTCGTATGTGGTTGACACGAACAACCTTGATTCTCGTTTCTCCAATTTGAATGACGCTATCGCCGATGTGGTTTGGGGTTGGTCAGGAAATCAACAGCCTGCTGCTATTGGGTTCACCTTCGCCTCAAATACCTATGTCGTCATCGATGGCAATAGCTCTAAACATTACGAAGCAGCATCTGACGCCGTTGTTCAACTAGTTGGCACCGACCTAAGTACGTTGAGCACAGCTAACTTTGTTGCTTAG
- the hepT gene encoding type VII toxin-antitoxin system HepT family RNase toxin, with amino-acid sequence MDLEVISQKLESLTRWIDRIRGTCPQSVAELQKDIDAQDILTLNLSRAVQMTVDVSTHIIACTRAQTPQTMGESFETLSQLGVLDAELAARMRKAVGFRNIAVHNYEAINWEVVYNIATERLDDFRRFVRAINVWLRQASAR; translated from the coding sequence ATGGATCTCGAAGTGATTTCACAAAAGCTGGAGTCTCTCACGCGCTGGATAGACCGAATCCGTGGCACTTGCCCGCAGTCGGTTGCTGAGCTGCAAAAAGACATCGACGCTCAAGATATATTGACACTGAATCTGTCACGGGCCGTTCAGATGACCGTTGATGTCAGCACGCATATTATCGCCTGCACACGGGCACAGACACCCCAAACGATGGGAGAGAGTTTCGAGACTCTCAGCCAACTCGGTGTGCTAGATGCAGAACTTGCGGCTCGTATGCGTAAAGCGGTTGGGTTTCGAAACATTGCGGTACATAACTACGAAGCGATCAATTGGGAAGTGGTTTACAACATCGCCACCGAGCGCTTAGATGATTTCAGGCGCTTTGTTCGTGCAATCAATGTCTGGCTGCGCCAAGCATCGGCTCGGTAA
- the mntA gene encoding type VII toxin-antitoxin system MntA family adenylyltransferase antitoxin → MPTHPVHLASHVQNNLDQARAALIGCKHVEFAMLFGSLARGSETRDSDVDVAVLANKPLNARQKIKLIDALALATGRPVDLIDLRTVGQPLLNQILKHGLRLIGSDEQMATLMYRNVVDRADFLPLRNRILKEKSAAWISK, encoded by the coding sequence ATGCCAACACACCCTGTCCATTTGGCCTCGCATGTTCAAAACAACCTCGATCAAGCACGAGCGGCCTTGATTGGGTGTAAGCATGTGGAATTCGCGATGCTGTTCGGATCCTTGGCTCGGGGATCTGAAACTCGCGACAGCGATGTTGACGTGGCTGTGCTGGCAAACAAGCCATTAAACGCTCGACAGAAAATTAAGCTAATCGATGCCCTTGCCTTGGCAACTGGCAGACCCGTCGATCTGATCGATTTACGTACAGTTGGGCAACCTTTGTTAAACCAAATCCTAAAGCACGGTCTGCGCCTGATTGGTTCCGACGAACAAATGGCTACACTCATGTATCGTAACGTCGTCGACCGAGCAGACTTTTTGCCACTACGCAACCGAATTCTCAAGGAAAAGAGCGCCGCATGGATCTCGAAGTGA
- a CDS encoding RES family NAD+ phosphorylase translates to MTPLFSRIALVDMHQSVMRNIVSICYSQDLFDDLTDDPHLWELAQTVEDDVKPPTYRSSTPIIDRPFEDADWFNAIAWPFKHWQASRFSDGTYGVWYGSDSVETTIYESAYHWYRGLLTDAGFEKMSVSADRKVYSVSCDAALLDVRAAAVEHTDLVHRTDYAFCQTVGARVHREGHPGLVTPSVRRSSGENIVIFNPAVLSNPRHHCQLTYRLEAGQIAVQKQPGKTWFTLEAAAL, encoded by the coding sequence ATGACACCCCTGTTTTCTCGAATCGCGCTGGTCGACATGCATCAGAGCGTCATGCGCAATATCGTTTCAATTTGTTATTCACAGGACTTGTTTGATGACTTAACAGATGACCCACATCTTTGGGAGCTTGCCCAAACCGTCGAAGATGACGTCAAACCACCCACCTATCGCTCAAGTACGCCCATCATCGACCGTCCCTTCGAAGATGCGGATTGGTTTAATGCCATTGCCTGGCCGTTTAAGCATTGGCAGGCCAGTCGGTTTTCTGATGGCACCTATGGCGTCTGGTATGGATCCGACTCGGTAGAGACCACAATCTACGAATCAGCCTATCACTGGTATCGGGGACTATTGACCGATGCAGGTTTTGAGAAGATGTCGGTGTCTGCCGACCGCAAGGTCTACAGCGTTTCCTGCGATGCGGCATTGCTTGATGTCAGAGCTGCTGCTGTCGAACACACAGACCTCGTGCACCGCACGGACTACGCATTTTGTCAGACAGTCGGTGCACGCGTTCACCGCGAAGGTCACCCAGGCTTAGTGACACCATCGGTGCGTCGATCAAGCGGTGAGAACATTGTCATCTTCAACCCAGCAGTGCTTTCTAATCCCCGGCACCACTGCCAACTGACTTATCGGCTTGAGGCTGGCCAGATTGCAGTTCAAAAGCAGCCAGGTAAGACTTGGTTCACGCTCGAGGCAGCTGCTTTGTGA
- a CDS encoding MbcA/ParS/Xre antitoxin family protein has product MRRLDRTHASSDRSTDDRGALAKMVMTLLDHWKLNTEEQAVLLGLAPSNRAALSNYRSGKPIGTSRDQYERVGHLLGIHKNLRLLFPHDRELAYRWMTTRNKAFDNLTPVEVIKEWGFAGLLLVRGYLDRARGH; this is encoded by the coding sequence ATGAGACGCCTAGATCGAACCCACGCATCGTCGGACAGATCGACTGATGACCGAGGTGCACTTGCCAAGATGGTGATGACCCTCCTTGACCATTGGAAATTAAATACTGAAGAGCAAGCAGTTCTGCTTGGCCTTGCGCCAAGCAATCGGGCTGCATTGTCCAACTACCGCAGCGGCAAACCAATCGGCACAAGCCGAGACCAATACGAGCGTGTAGGACATTTGCTTGGCATCCACAAAAATTTGCGACTACTGTTCCCGCACGATAGGGAACTGGCGTATCGCTGGATGACCACTCGCAACAAAGCCTTCGACAACTTGACACCTGTGGAAGTCATCAAAGAATGGGGGTTTGCTGGCTTGTTGCTCGTACGTGGCTACTTGGATCGCGCCCGCGGCCATTGA
- the aceE gene encoding pyruvate dehydrogenase (acetyl-transferring), homodimeric type — protein MGNPALTYQAANDPDTLETEEWMQALAAVLEREGPERAHYLLERLIDQARRSGAHIPFSPNTAYLNTIATGEQVGHPGNMELEAKIRSYIRWNAMAMVVKANKHNPPDGGDLGGHIASFASLATMIGCGQNHFWHAENEEHGGDLVYFQGHSSPGMYGRAYLEGRLTEEQLDNFRQEVDGKGLSSYPHPKLMPEFWQFPTVSMGLGPLMAIYQARFLKYLHARGIADTSKRKVWVFCGDGEMDEPESLGAISLAAREKLDNLIFVINCNLQRLDGPVRGNGKIIQELEGDFRGSGWNVIKLIWGGYWDPLLASDKEGILRKVMEEAVDGEYQAFKANDGKFVREHFFGKHPKLLEMVSRMSDEDIWRLNRGGHDPHKVYAAFDAATKHEGQPTVILAKTIKGYGLGHVAQGQNPAHQQKKLDLESIREFRDRFNIPVPDDQLEKIPYFKPAEDSPEMQYLHERRKELGGYLPKRRVMADEKLKAPALEVFRPILDPTPEGREISTTQAFVRSLNQILRDKEIGPRVVPILADESRTFGMEGLFRQIGIYAPEGQKYVPVDKDQVMYYKEAANGQLLQEGINEAGAFSSWIAAATSYSTNNRIMIPFFIYYSMFGFQRVGDLAWAAGDMQARGFLLGGTAGRTTLNGEGLQHEDGHSHILSSVIPNCVSYDPTFAHEVAVIIQSGLKRMVEDQENVYFYITLMNENYAQPGLKTGDEAGILKGMYKIKPGAKAKSKDAPKAQLLGSGTILREVIAAADLLQEDWGVHADVWSATSFTELRRNGMDCERHNMLHPSAKPQVPYVTQLLEKTEGPIVASTDYMKLFADQIRPFIPEGRRYKVLGTDGFGRSDFRAKLREHFEVDRHFVVLATLVELAREGKVAKDAPAKAIAKYGINPNKPNPAYA, from the coding sequence ATGGGCAATCCCGCATTGACGTATCAGGCCGCAAATGACCCTGACACCCTTGAGACCGAAGAGTGGATGCAGGCGCTGGCCGCAGTTCTTGAGCGCGAAGGGCCAGAGCGTGCACATTATTTACTTGAGCGACTGATTGATCAGGCTCGTCGTTCGGGTGCCCATATCCCTTTCTCTCCGAACACTGCCTACCTGAACACGATTGCTACCGGTGAACAAGTTGGTCACCCAGGCAATATGGAGCTTGAGGCCAAGATTCGCAGCTATATCCGCTGGAATGCTATGGCCATGGTGGTCAAAGCCAATAAGCACAACCCACCTGATGGCGGAGATCTCGGTGGTCACATTGCTTCTTTTGCATCACTGGCGACGATGATTGGTTGCGGCCAAAATCATTTCTGGCATGCCGAGAATGAAGAGCATGGTGGTGATCTGGTCTATTTCCAGGGGCACTCATCACCCGGCATGTATGGTCGTGCGTATCTCGAAGGCCGGCTGACGGAAGAGCAGTTAGACAACTTCCGCCAGGAAGTCGATGGCAAAGGTTTGTCTTCCTACCCGCACCCCAAACTGATGCCAGAGTTCTGGCAGTTCCCAACCGTGTCCATGGGCTTGGGCCCGTTGATGGCGATCTATCAGGCCAGGTTCCTGAAATACTTGCATGCACGTGGCATTGCTGACACTAGCAAGCGCAAAGTCTGGGTGTTTTGCGGTGATGGCGAGATGGATGAGCCCGAATCCTTGGGCGCCATCAGTCTGGCCGCGCGCGAGAAACTCGATAACCTCATCTTTGTCATTAACTGCAATTTGCAACGTCTGGACGGTCCGGTGCGTGGCAACGGCAAGATCATTCAGGAGCTCGAGGGTGACTTCCGCGGTAGCGGCTGGAATGTGATCAAGCTAATTTGGGGTGGCTACTGGGATCCGCTTTTGGCAAGCGACAAAGAAGGGATTTTGCGCAAAGTCATGGAAGAAGCCGTTGACGGTGAGTATCAAGCGTTTAAAGCCAACGACGGCAAGTTTGTACGTGAACATTTCTTTGGTAAACATCCCAAGTTGCTTGAGATGGTCTCGCGCATGAGCGATGAGGACATTTGGCGCTTGAACCGCGGTGGCCATGATCCCCACAAGGTATATGCGGCATTTGATGCCGCCACCAAGCATGAAGGTCAGCCTACGGTGATTTTGGCTAAGACGATCAAGGGCTATGGTTTGGGTCACGTCGCCCAAGGTCAGAACCCAGCCCATCAACAAAAGAAACTCGACCTTGAATCAATCCGTGAGTTTCGCGATCGTTTCAACATCCCGGTGCCGGATGATCAGCTTGAGAAGATTCCTTACTTCAAGCCCGCGGAAGACTCACCCGAGATGCAGTACCTGCATGAGCGCCGTAAAGAACTCGGTGGCTACTTGCCCAAGCGTCGCGTCATGGCAGACGAGAAACTCAAGGCACCTGCGCTCGAAGTGTTTCGCCCGATTTTGGATCCCACGCCCGAGGGTCGTGAGATTTCAACCACGCAGGCTTTTGTGCGCTCATTGAACCAGATCCTGCGCGACAAGGAAATTGGCCCGCGCGTGGTGCCCATTCTCGCCGATGAATCTCGCACGTTCGGCATGGAAGGGCTGTTTCGACAAATAGGTATCTATGCACCCGAAGGGCAGAAGTATGTGCCTGTCGATAAAGATCAGGTGATGTATTACAAGGAAGCAGCCAACGGGCAGTTGCTGCAAGAAGGCATCAATGAAGCCGGTGCTTTCAGTTCCTGGATTGCGGCAGCCACGTCGTATTCGACGAACAACCGCATCATGATTCCGTTCTTTATCTACTACTCCATGTTTGGCTTCCAGCGTGTTGGCGACTTGGCGTGGGCTGCGGGTGACATGCAAGCACGTGGGTTCTTGCTCGGTGGCACGGCAGGGCGCACGACACTGAACGGTGAGGGCTTGCAGCACGAGGATGGTCACAGCCATATCCTGTCATCGGTCATTCCGAATTGCGTGTCGTACGACCCCACATTTGCTCATGAAGTGGCTGTCATCATTCAAAGTGGCTTAAAGCGCATGGTCGAGGACCAGGAGAATGTCTACTTCTACATCACGCTGATGAATGAGAACTATGCTCAGCCAGGCTTAAAGACGGGTGATGAAGCAGGGATTCTGAAGGGCATGTACAAGATCAAGCCAGGTGCCAAGGCCAAAAGCAAAGACGCGCCTAAGGCTCAGCTCCTAGGCTCAGGCACGATCTTGCGCGAGGTGATTGCTGCGGCCGATCTCTTGCAAGAGGATTGGGGCGTGCATGCCGATGTCTGGAGTGCAACGAGCTTTACCGAGTTGCGCCGCAACGGCATGGATTGCGAACGTCACAACATGCTGCATCCAAGTGCCAAGCCACAAGTGCCCTATGTGACTCAGTTACTGGAAAAGACCGAGGGTCCCATCGTGGCATCCACCGACTACATGAAGCTTTTTGCTGACCAGATCCGTCCGTTCATTCCTGAAGGCCGTCGCTACAAAGTGTTAGGCACAGATGGTTTTGGGCGATCAGATTTCCGCGCCAAGTTGCGTGAGCATTTTGAGGTGGACCGTCACTTTGTGGTGTTGGCGACATTGGTGGAGTTGGCGCGCGAGGGCAAGGTAGCCAAAGATGCTCCGGCCAAGGCGATTGCCAAGTATGGCATCAACCCGAACAAACCCAACCCGGCTTACGCCTAA
- the aceF gene encoding dihydrolipoyllysine-residue acetyltransferase, with product MSNLTAVKVPDIGDFKDVEVIELLVNVGDTIEPEQSLITVESDKASMEIPASTGGVVKKIDIKIGDKVNEGSVILHVEAGASAAAAPAPKTEAAQEVKVEEPKAAPAPAATPAPAATAAPAAPAAPAAPASPTAPASPTAPASPTANIAVPTAPGQLPHASPSVRKFARELGVDLTRVNGSGSKGRITQEDVQQFVKGVMQGGGAVAAATGGSGVGLDLLPWPKVDFAKFGEIEAKPLSRIKKISGANLHRNWVMIPHVTNNDEADITELEELRKTLNKEHERAGIKVTMLAFLIKAVVAALKKYPEFNASLDGDNLVLKRYYNVGFAADTPNGLVVPVIMNADKKGVLELAQETSDLAKLARDGKLSPAQMTGGCMSISSLGGIGGTNFTPIINAPEVAILGVSKSFMKPVWDGKQFVPRLTLPLSLSYDHRVIDGAAAARFNAYLGSLLADFRRIIL from the coding sequence ATGAGCAATCTGACAGCAGTCAAAGTGCCCGACATCGGTGACTTCAAGGACGTGGAGGTCATCGAGTTACTGGTTAACGTGGGTGACACGATTGAGCCTGAGCAAAGCTTGATTACCGTGGAGTCTGACAAGGCTTCGATGGAGATCCCGGCATCAACGGGCGGTGTGGTCAAGAAAATTGACATCAAAATCGGTGACAAGGTCAACGAGGGCAGTGTGATTTTGCACGTAGAAGCAGGTGCCAGTGCTGCGGCTGCGCCTGCCCCCAAGACAGAAGCGGCACAAGAAGTGAAGGTGGAAGAACCTAAGGCTGCGCCAGCGCCAGCAGCAACACCCGCACCGGCAGCCACCGCGGCACCAGCGGCACCAGCGGCACCAGCGGCACCAGCGTCGCCAACGGCACCAGCGTCGCCAACGGCACCAGCGTCGCCAACGGCCAATATCGCTGTGCCGACTGCGCCTGGCCAATTGCCGCATGCCTCGCCTTCGGTGCGCAAGTTTGCGCGTGAACTCGGTGTTGATCTCACGCGAGTCAACGGCTCGGGATCCAAGGGTCGCATTACTCAGGAAGATGTGCAACAGTTCGTCAAGGGTGTGATGCAGGGTGGTGGTGCAGTTGCCGCAGCCACGGGCGGATCAGGCGTGGGCTTGGATCTCTTGCCATGGCCGAAAGTTGATTTCGCGAAGTTTGGCGAGATTGAAGCCAAGCCTTTGTCTCGCATCAAGAAGATTTCGGGTGCGAACCTGCATCGCAACTGGGTGATGATTCCTCACGTCACCAACAATGACGAAGCGGACATTACTGAGCTCGAAGAACTGCGCAAGACCTTGAACAAAGAGCACGAGCGTGCGGGCATCAAAGTCACCATGCTTGCGTTTTTGATCAAAGCCGTGGTCGCAGCGCTTAAGAAGTATCCTGAATTCAACGCCTCGCTTGATGGCGACAATCTGGTGCTTAAGCGCTACTACAACGTTGGTTTCGCTGCCGATACCCCCAATGGCCTGGTTGTGCCAGTGATCATGAACGCCGACAAAAAAGGTGTGTTGGAACTGGCGCAAGAGACTTCTGATCTTGCCAAGCTCGCGCGCGATGGCAAGTTGTCACCGGCACAAATGACGGGTGGCTGCATGTCGATCTCGTCGCTTGGCGGCATTGGCGGTACGAACTTCACGCCGATCATCAATGCGCCTGAAGTGGCGATCCTAGGGGTTTCCAAGTCCTTCATGAAGCCGGTTTGGGATGGCAAGCAGTTCGTGCCACGCCTGACATTGCCGTTGTCACTGTCGTACGATCATCGAGTGATTGATGGTGCAGCAGCTGCTCGTTTCAATGCCTATTTGGGCAGCTTGCTGGCGGACTTCCGTCGGATCATCTTGTAA